The proteins below come from a single Dinghuibacter silviterrae genomic window:
- a CDS encoding anaerobic C4-dicarboxylate transporter family protein, whose product MIWIQLAIVLCMILVGSRMKGIGLGVMGMVGMAIFVLVFHMRPGEPPLDVMMIILSIVTTAACMQAAGGLEYLVFLAEKLIRRHPSRIVFLGPVVVFFLALFAGTSHVVYSMLPIIYEVSLEKRIRPERPLSISVIASHIALTGSPMAAATAALAAILGYPGAAVDVMKIGIPACFIGMLAGAASVLRMGKDLPASGPLVLEDAAEPAAPAVARPLKPGAKTSVYIFGAAILLVVLAGAFPSLLPAWDAGKVTFSMNANGSLKMVTVIEIVTLAASAAILLLTPATPGDVARSSLFTSMAVALVSVFGVVWMSATFMENNQALIQGALGGIAKAHPWTFSIVIFILGVLMFSQAATTKVAMPLGLALGLPGPALIAMFPAVNSDWVLPGYPTLLAAIQIDKAGTTRIGKWVFNHSFLRPGMVTVVTAIVVGFLLTKVLL is encoded by the coding sequence TTGATCTGGATCCAGCTTGCCATTGTCCTTTGTATGATCCTGGTGGGTTCCCGTATGAAGGGGATCGGCCTGGGCGTGATGGGCATGGTCGGTATGGCCATTTTTGTACTGGTTTTTCACATGCGGCCGGGGGAGCCACCCCTGGACGTCATGATGATCATCTTGTCTATCGTGACCACGGCGGCCTGTATGCAGGCGGCCGGAGGACTTGAATACCTCGTTTTTCTGGCGGAAAAACTGATCCGCCGCCATCCTTCGCGCATCGTTTTCCTTGGACCTGTCGTGGTGTTCTTTCTGGCGCTTTTTGCCGGCACTTCCCACGTCGTCTATTCCATGCTCCCCATCATCTACGAAGTATCGCTGGAAAAACGCATCCGCCCGGAGCGCCCCTTGAGCATTTCGGTGATCGCCTCGCACATCGCGCTGACGGGTAGCCCCATGGCGGCCGCCACGGCGGCGCTCGCCGCCATCTTAGGGTATCCGGGGGCCGCGGTGGATGTGATGAAGATCGGGATACCGGCCTGTTTTATCGGGATGCTGGCGGGGGCGGCGTCGGTATTGCGGATGGGGAAGGATTTGCCTGCCAGCGGGCCGCTCGTCCTGGAGGATGCGGCAGAGCCCGCGGCCCCGGCGGTCGCTCGTCCCCTCAAGCCCGGGGCGAAGACCTCGGTGTATATTTTTGGCGCGGCCATCCTTCTCGTTGTGCTGGCGGGCGCATTTCCTTCGCTGCTGCCGGCATGGGACGCGGGCAAGGTGACCTTTAGCATGAACGCCAACGGGAGCCTGAAAATGGTGACGGTGATCGAAATCGTTACCCTCGCGGCTTCGGCGGCGATCCTGTTGCTAACGCCGGCGACGCCCGGCGATGTGGCGCGGTCCAGCCTTTTTACTTCCATGGCGGTCGCCCTGGTATCGGTGTTCGGGGTGGTGTGGATGAGCGCTACTTTTATGGAAAACAACCAGGCCCTGATACAGGGCGCCCTCGGCGGCATCGCCAAGGCGCATCCATGGACGTTTTCCATCGTGATCTTTATACTGGGGGTGTTGATGTTTAGCCAGGCGGCGACGACAAAGGTCGCCATGCCGCTGGGGCTCGCCCTTGGTCTGCCGGGGCCGGCGCTCATCGCCATGTTCCCCGCGGTCAACAGCGACTGGGTGCTGCCGGGTTATCCCACCCTGCTCGCCGCGATCCAGATCGACAAGGCGGGGACGACGCGGATCGGAAAATGGGTGTTTAACCACAGTTTTCTGCGGCCGGGGATGGTGACCGTCGTCACGGC
- a CDS encoding enoyl-CoA hydratase/isomerase family protein, whose translation MIHEIQEGYVKIDHDHGITSLEFYHPQSNALPGKLLHELAQEIHIAGLDPKTKVIILRSAGDRAFCAGAAFEELESIQTESEGTKFFSGFAEVINAMRKCPKFIIGRIQGKCVGGGVGLAAAVDYCIAWEKVEIRLSELALGIGPFVIGPAVERKIGISAFSQLAIDATLWRNADWAKKKGLFAEVHESIENMDHSINRLALSLAHSNPDAMKEMKKSFWKGTEHWDELLHEKAAISGKLVLGDYTKEAIARFRKARETQKTKAPA comes from the coding sequence ATGATCCACGAAATTCAGGAGGGGTACGTAAAGATCGACCACGATCACGGCATCACGTCCCTCGAATTCTATCATCCCCAGAGCAATGCACTGCCGGGGAAACTGTTACACGAATTGGCCCAGGAGATACACATCGCGGGCCTCGATCCCAAAACCAAAGTAATTATCCTTCGATCCGCGGGTGACCGCGCTTTCTGCGCCGGCGCTGCCTTCGAGGAGCTGGAGTCGATCCAGACCGAATCCGAGGGAACCAAGTTCTTCAGCGGGTTTGCCGAAGTCATCAACGCCATGCGGAAGTGTCCGAAGTTCATCATCGGGCGCATCCAGGGCAAGTGCGTAGGCGGGGGCGTCGGTCTGGCCGCCGCCGTCGACTATTGCATTGCCTGGGAAAAAGTCGAGATCAGGCTTAGCGAACTGGCCCTGGGCATCGGACCGTTTGTGATCGGACCTGCCGTCGAACGGAAGATCGGCATTTCTGCCTTCAGCCAGCTGGCCATCGACGCGACCTTGTGGCGGAATGCCGACTGGGCGAAGAAGAAGGGTCTTTTTGCCGAGGTGCACGAAAGCATCGAGAACATGGACCACTCCATCAACCGCCTCGCGCTTTCGCTGGCCCACTCCAACCCGGACGCCATGAAAGAAATGAAAAAAAGTTTCTGGAAGGGCACCGAGCACTGGGATGAACTCCTGCACGAAAAGGCAGCCATCTCCGGAAAGCTTGTTTTGGGCGACTATACCAAGGAGGCCATCGCCCGTTTCCGTAAGGCCAGGGAGACGCAAAAAACAAAAGCACCTGCTTGA
- the paaZ gene encoding phenylacetic acid degradation bifunctional protein PaaZ, whose protein sequence is MQKLENFILGRWIPGSGDGQVLYDAVTGEAFARASTAGLDFHEVLVYARAVGNPALRRMTFHERGRMLKALALHLSAQKEKFYTLSYRTGATRADSWIDIEGGIGNLFSYASLRRKFPDEAYCLDGEAHILGKGGSFAAQHLLVPKEGTAIHINAFNFPVWGMLEKIAVNLLAGVPAVVKPATLTAYLTEAVVREIVASGILPDGALQLICGSAGDLLNYVGSQDVVTFTGSAATGLTLKTHPAILRENVPFTMEADSLNSIVLGEDVDPGMPEWDLFIKEIRREMTAKAGQKCTAIRRIFVPEGRLEAAREALSKALAQTVVGNPAHEKVRMGSLAGQVQREEVRSRVRELLADSRLIYGSLDDAPEVLDADGVKGAFLSPLLLLNEKPLAAEAVHSVEAFGPVSTLMPYRSLEEAVLLTKKGRGSLVCSLVTARPSLAREFVLGAATHHGRILVLNAACARESTGHGSPLPLLVHGGPGRAGGGEEMGGVRGVKHYMQRVAVQGDPTTLTAITGVYQPGGAQTTGDVHPFRKYFEELRIGDTVITHKRTVTAADIVNFANVSWDHFYAHTDHTSLEGTPFEHPVAHGYFVLSAAAGLFVDPGKGPVLLNYGLDECRFLKPVYAGTTIGVRLTVKEKIRQELKDDQDIPKGIVRWLVDVYDETGESVAVATILTMVRCREA, encoded by the coding sequence ATGCAAAAGCTGGAGAATTTTATTCTTGGCCGTTGGATCCCCGGCAGCGGGGACGGGCAGGTATTGTACGACGCCGTCACCGGGGAGGCTTTCGCCCGGGCGAGCACTGCGGGGCTTGATTTCCATGAGGTCCTGGTGTATGCCCGCGCGGTGGGGAACCCCGCCTTGCGACGGATGACCTTTCACGAAAGGGGGCGCATGCTCAAGGCGCTGGCCCTCCATCTTTCGGCACAAAAAGAAAAATTTTATACCCTGAGCTACCGGACCGGGGCCACCCGGGCCGACAGCTGGATTGATATTGAAGGGGGGATCGGGAATCTTTTCTCCTATGCCTCCCTGCGCCGGAAATTCCCCGACGAGGCGTATTGCCTGGACGGGGAAGCGCACATCTTAGGTAAGGGCGGTTCGTTTGCCGCCCAACACCTCCTGGTACCCAAAGAAGGAACGGCGATCCACATCAACGCGTTCAACTTCCCGGTATGGGGAATGCTCGAAAAGATCGCGGTCAACCTGCTGGCGGGGGTACCGGCGGTGGTCAAACCGGCCACCCTGACCGCTTACCTGACCGAAGCCGTGGTCCGGGAGATCGTGGCTTCGGGGATTTTACCCGACGGGGCACTCCAGCTGATCTGCGGGAGCGCGGGTGACCTGCTCAACTATGTGGGGTCTCAGGATGTGGTGACGTTTACCGGCTCGGCGGCAACAGGGTTGACACTAAAAACCCACCCGGCCATTTTGCGGGAAAACGTTCCCTTTACGATGGAGGCGGACTCTCTCAACAGCATCGTGCTGGGCGAGGACGTGGATCCGGGTATGCCGGAATGGGATCTTTTTATAAAGGAAATCCGCCGGGAAATGACCGCCAAGGCCGGGCAGAAGTGTACGGCCATCCGCCGGATATTTGTACCGGAAGGCCGGCTGGAGGCCGCCCGGGAAGCGCTGTCCAAGGCCCTTGCGCAAACGGTCGTGGGGAATCCGGCCCACGAGAAGGTCCGCATGGGTTCGCTGGCGGGTCAGGTCCAGCGGGAAGAAGTCCGGTCCCGGGTGCGGGAGCTGCTGGCGGACAGCCGGCTCATATATGGCAGTCTGGACGACGCCCCGGAGGTGCTCGACGCGGATGGTGTCAAAGGCGCCTTTTTGAGCCCATTGCTTTTGCTCAATGAAAAACCCCTGGCTGCGGAAGCCGTCCATTCCGTGGAAGCTTTTGGCCCGGTCAGCACGCTGATGCCCTACCGTTCTTTGGAAGAGGCTGTATTACTGACAAAAAAGGGACGCGGTTCCCTGGTGTGTTCACTCGTCACGGCCCGGCCTTCGCTGGCCCGCGAATTTGTCTTAGGCGCCGCCACCCACCACGGGCGGATCCTTGTCCTCAACGCCGCCTGCGCCAGGGAAAGCACCGGTCACGGCTCACCCCTTCCCTTGCTCGTGCACGGCGGACCCGGACGGGCCGGGGGTGGTGAGGAAATGGGCGGTGTCCGGGGCGTAAAGCATTATATGCAACGGGTCGCGGTACAGGGAGACCCTACAACGCTCACCGCCATTACGGGTGTCTATCAACCCGGTGGGGCCCAGACGACGGGGGATGTTCATCCGTTCCGGAAGTATTTCGAGGAGCTGCGCATCGGGGATACGGTCATCACCCATAAACGGACCGTTACGGCTGCCGACATCGTCAATTTTGCCAACGTCAGCTGGGATCATTTTTACGCCCATACCGACCATACCTCCCTGGAGGGAACGCCCTTTGAACACCCGGTGGCACACGGCTACTTCGTCCTCAGCGCCGCCGCGGGTCTTTTTGTCGACCCGGGCAAGGGACCCGTTCTGCTCAACTACGGCCTCGACGAATGCCGCTTTCTCAAACCGGTATATGCCGGGACTACGATCGGGGTGCGGCTGACGGTAAAGGAGAAAATACGACAAGAACTAAAGGATGACCAGGACATCCCCAAGGGGATCGTCCGCTGGCTGGTGGACGTGTATGACGAGACGGGGGAAAGTGTGGCGGTCGCCACGATCCTGACGATGGTGCGGTGCCGCGAGGCCTAG
- a CDS encoding adenylate kinase, translated as MFNLILFGPPGVGKGTQSNKLIEKYGWIHLSTGDLLRSEIHRQTPLGIEADHIIKSGQLVPDEVVIGMISSALEANPHAKGFLFDGFPRTVAQAEALDKLLSLKKTAIHLVLALDVRDEELVHRLLIRGKSSGRKDDSDETVIRERIRVYKSQTFPVADYYAKFGKVVHVPGEGSIDDIFAALSREIDGKSEKAA; from the coding sequence ATGTTTAATTTGATTCTTTTTGGTCCTCCCGGCGTGGGGAAGGGTACGCAATCTAACAAGCTGATTGAGAAATACGGATGGATCCACCTGTCCACCGGTGACCTGCTCCGTTCCGAGATCCACCGGCAGACACCGCTGGGAATAGAGGCGGATCATATTATCAAGTCAGGGCAACTGGTGCCGGACGAGGTGGTGATCGGCATGATCTCCTCCGCGCTGGAGGCAAACCCACACGCCAAAGGCTTCCTGTTCGACGGATTTCCCCGAACGGTTGCCCAGGCGGAAGCACTGGACAAACTGCTGTCCCTCAAAAAAACAGCCATACACCTGGTATTGGCCCTCGACGTTCGGGACGAGGAGCTGGTGCACCGCCTCCTGATCCGGGGCAAAAGTAGCGGCCGTAAAGACGATTCAGACGAGACCGTTATCCGCGAGCGGATCCGGGTGTATAAAAGTCAGACATTCCCCGTAGCGGACTACTACGCCAAATTCGGAAAGGTCGTACACGTGCCCGGCGAAGGGTCCATTGACGATATCTTTGCCGCCCTGAGCCGCGAGATCGACGGCAAGTCGGAAAAGGCGGCATAG
- the msrB gene encoding peptide-methionine (R)-S-oxide reductase MsrB, with translation MRHAIIFVLPLFFVACKGHTQTPMNEKNPVYSHTDTTKVNLSDDQWKKVLPSDVYQVARQKGTERPFTSPFETSKEVGTYYCAVCGNPLFKSDTKFESGCGWPSFYEPISKSSIIYAPDSSYGMDRTEVMCGRCHSHLGHVFDDGPPPTHLRFCINGVVLDFEKAQKAKEEYDKKQGS, from the coding sequence ATGCGTCACGCGATCATCTTTGTACTACCTTTATTCTTTGTCGCCTGCAAGGGCCATACACAAACACCCATGAACGAAAAGAACCCCGTCTACTCCCATACCGATACCACGAAAGTCAACCTCAGCGATGACCAGTGGAAAAAGGTCCTCCCTTCGGACGTTTACCAGGTTGCCCGCCAGAAAGGCACCGAACGGCCCTTTACAAGCCCCTTTGAAACCTCCAAGGAGGTGGGTACCTACTATTGCGCCGTTTGCGGCAACCCGCTTTTCAAAAGCGACACAAAGTTCGAATCCGGCTGCGGCTGGCCAAGCTTCTACGAACCCATCAGCAAGAGCAGCATCATCTACGCCCCCGACTCCTCCTACGGCATGGACCGTACCGAGGTCATGTGCGGGCGCTGCCATTCTCACCTAGGCCACGTCTTTGACGACGGTCCTCCCCCCACGCACCTGCGTTTTTGCATCAACGGCGTCGTGCTGGACTTTGAAAAGGCGCAGAAGGCAAAGGAGGAATACGACAAGAAGCAGGGATCGTAG
- a CDS encoding ABC transporter permease, with translation MVRSYLHLAWRNLLRTKGYSILNILGLSIGMTVALLIGLWVHYEYSYDRFLPQYKNIYQVARNFNNNGETLTFGTCSLKLADVLKARNLEIAETDYFSFHGLKAGDRKFEFSGGQVKENFIGMFGFPLVKGNPGEVFRDPFSIVLTQQTATALFGSEDPIGKTVRIDNQHDVTVTGILKDLPANCSFDFKYLLPFSFYEAVNPYVKQNRAGGFGQNGYQIFARVNANVEKIRADIKDVEKTEKGNINAMKSDVILQPMREWHLYGDYQNGKPAGGMIDYVRMFSIIGILVLAIACINFVNLETARSERRAREVGVRKAIGSRRTDLILQFLTESVLLTLFAFGGCIILTTAILPAFNALADAQIRLPLASPAFWGIVLGAALVTALVSGARPALYLSSFQPVQVLKGLYKTGHTGTTGRKVLVVIQFTCSIALIVSTIIIYQQLRYTQNRPTGYDANRLLSTRMNADLAQNYTALRDALRQDGIADDVTASTSPATDIYWHSDVDKWPGKYAGETVEMGCVGVMDDYLKTLGISMSAGRDFAGPADSLCVLLNEAAVRRLRLKNPVGQVMTWQGTQVRIIGIARNTLQVSPFAAPQPTLYFKTGAKNASFLLYRLSPRISTRDAVDKMTALFNRYEPTYPYEYTFVDQAYARKFDLEILIGRLAGILAVLAILISCLGLLGLAAYMAEQRTKEIGIRKVLGATVPQVWFLLSRDFILLVLISCLVASPLAFYFLRQWLLKYDYRISIQPIVFITAGAAALVITLITTSFQSIRAAHVSPAKSLKTE, from the coding sequence ATGGTCCGCAGCTACCTCCACCTCGCCTGGCGCAACCTCCTCCGCACCAAAGGATACAGCATCCTCAACATCCTTGGCCTGTCCATCGGGATGACCGTTGCCCTGCTCATAGGTCTATGGGTACACTACGAGTATTCCTACGACCGCTTCCTGCCCCAGTATAAAAACATCTACCAGGTCGCCCGGAATTTCAACAACAACGGGGAGACCCTTACGTTCGGCACCTGCTCCCTGAAACTGGCGGACGTATTGAAAGCCCGGAATTTGGAGATCGCCGAAACCGACTACTTCTCCTTCCACGGTCTGAAGGCAGGGGACAGGAAATTCGAGTTTTCCGGCGGCCAGGTGAAAGAGAATTTCATCGGTATGTTCGGGTTCCCCCTGGTAAAAGGCAACCCCGGCGAAGTGTTCAGGGACCCCTTCTCCATCGTCCTGACCCAACAGACGGCCACGGCATTGTTTGGCAGCGAAGACCCCATCGGAAAGACCGTCCGTATCGATAACCAGCACGATGTAACGGTGACGGGTATCCTGAAAGACCTCCCCGCCAATTGCAGCTTCGATTTTAAATACCTCCTGCCCTTCTCGTTTTACGAAGCCGTCAACCCCTATGTCAAACAAAACCGCGCCGGCGGTTTCGGCCAAAACGGCTACCAGATCTTCGCCCGGGTAAATGCAAACGTGGAAAAGATCCGGGCGGACATCAAGGACGTAGAGAAAACGGAAAAGGGCAACATCAACGCCATGAAGTCCGATGTCATCCTGCAACCCATGCGGGAATGGCACCTGTACGGCGACTACCAGAATGGCAAACCCGCCGGCGGTATGATCGACTATGTGCGGATGTTCAGCATCATCGGCATCCTCGTTCTGGCGATCGCTTGTATCAATTTCGTCAACCTGGAAACGGCCCGGTCGGAAAGAAGGGCCCGCGAGGTTGGCGTTCGCAAAGCCATCGGGTCCAGGAGAACAGACCTCATCTTACAATTCCTTACCGAGTCCGTTCTGCTGACGCTTTTCGCGTTTGGCGGCTGCATCATCCTGACAACCGCGATCCTTCCCGCCTTTAACGCACTGGCAGACGCACAGATCAGACTTCCCCTGGCCAGCCCCGCCTTTTGGGGAATCGTGCTGGGGGCGGCGCTGGTCACCGCGCTCGTGTCCGGCGCCCGGCCCGCCTTGTACCTGTCTTCCTTTCAACCCGTACAAGTGCTCAAGGGATTATACAAAACCGGCCATACGGGCACGACCGGCAGGAAGGTCCTCGTGGTCATCCAGTTCACCTGTTCCATCGCCCTTATCGTCAGCACCATCATCATCTATCAACAACTCCGGTATACACAGAACCGTCCCACAGGCTATGACGCCAACCGGCTCCTTTCTACGCGTATGAACGCGGACCTGGCCCAAAACTATACGGCACTTAGGGATGCCCTCCGTCAAGACGGCATTGCCGATGATGTCACGGCGTCGACCAGTCCCGCCACCGATATCTATTGGCACTCCGACGTCGACAAATGGCCGGGCAAGTACGCCGGGGAGACCGTGGAAATGGGCTGTGTCGGCGTGATGGATGACTACCTGAAAACCCTGGGCATATCGATGTCCGCCGGTCGCGACTTTGCAGGACCGGCCGACTCCCTGTGTGTCCTCCTTAACGAGGCTGCCGTCCGCCGGCTTCGCCTGAAAAACCCGGTGGGCCAGGTGATGACCTGGCAAGGGACACAGGTCAGGATCATCGGCATCGCACGGAACACCCTGCAAGTGTCGCCTTTTGCCGCGCCCCAGCCCACCCTGTACTTCAAAACGGGCGCCAAAAACGCGTCTTTTCTGCTTTACCGGCTCTCCCCCCGGATCAGCACGCGCGACGCCGTCGATAAAATGACCGCCCTTTTCAACCGATACGAGCCCACTTATCCGTATGAATACACCTTTGTCGACCAGGCCTATGCCCGCAAGTTCGACCTGGAAATCCTCATCGGCCGCCTGGCGGGCATCCTGGCCGTTCTGGCTATCCTGATTTCCTGCCTGGGCCTGCTGGGTCTGGCAGCGTATATGGCCGAACAACGCACCAAGGAAATCGGCATCCGGAAAGTCCTGGGCGCCACCGTTCCCCAGGTATGGTTCCTGTTGTCCAGGGATTTTATCCTGCTTGTCCTCATCAGTTGCCTGGTGGCTTCGCCTTTGGCGTTTTATTTCCTTCGACAATGGTTGTTGAAGTATGACTACAGGATCAGCATCCAACCCATCGTCTTTATAACAGCAGGCGCGGCCGCCCTGGTCATTACCCTGATCACGACCAGCTTTCAGTCGATCCGGGCGGCCCATGTCAGCCCTGCAAAGAGTTTAAAAACAGAATAA
- a CDS encoding DUF3375 domain-containing protein — translation MRTQELAILFESSPSLQIIRMRHADWVLPFLHAAFKGAERISLPESRLVRLLADALVALDPEERETEDAAYKYLSDWVQRRLLQDYSDQEGQTHYQLSAHAEKVFQWLQTLQKRQFVGTESRFRMLFSSLRDIVEKTEDDRTRRLEELKNRRAEIDKEIKALEAGAPVEVYSNAQVQERMELFTRLCYDLLGDFREVEDNFKQIHRNIVEQHTRAELHKGAIVGYAFAAYDALRGSDQGRSFYAFWEFLISRAGQEEWRKLTGQLADLLEERDLESHQPFLQNIKSMLLEQGRSVYEANDKMAEKLSRIISEREIARHRRLRLQISAIKERVLENTEIEDVPCGIELSDPQDIRLTMDRRLVIEPKKPPALLEQPSAAEERIEDMERFSRLLHTRHVDKKKLWDKVTTALEHKPTATLREIVEAGALDLGVTEVVAYYTFLKDKPRQAQVLDNMTEHIPLNREATRFIEVPYLLFSR, via the coding sequence ATGCGGACCCAGGAACTTGCTATTTTATTTGAATCCTCGCCCTCTCTACAAATCATACGCATGCGACATGCGGACTGGGTACTGCCTTTTCTGCACGCAGCATTCAAGGGGGCCGAGCGCATTTCCCTCCCCGAGTCGAGGCTGGTCCGGCTGTTGGCCGACGCCCTGGTAGCACTGGATCCCGAAGAACGGGAAACGGAAGACGCCGCCTACAAGTATTTGTCGGACTGGGTACAGCGTCGCCTGTTGCAGGACTATTCCGACCAGGAGGGCCAGACCCACTACCAGCTCAGCGCCCATGCCGAAAAGGTTTTCCAATGGCTGCAAACCCTGCAAAAGCGACAGTTTGTGGGGACCGAGAGCCGGTTCCGGATGCTCTTCTCTTCCTTAAGGGACATTGTGGAAAAAACGGAAGACGACCGCACCCGCCGCCTTGAAGAACTCAAGAACCGCCGGGCGGAGATCGACAAAGAAATCAAGGCCCTGGAAGCCGGCGCACCCGTCGAGGTCTACAGCAACGCACAGGTACAGGAACGGATGGAGTTGTTTACGCGGCTGTGTTACGACCTGCTGGGCGACTTCCGGGAAGTGGAAGATAACTTCAAACAGATCCATCGCAATATCGTAGAACAACACACCCGCGCCGAGCTCCACAAGGGCGCCATCGTCGGGTATGCCTTCGCGGCCTATGACGCCCTGAGGGGCAGTGACCAGGGCAGGAGTTTTTATGCCTTTTGGGAGTTCCTGATCTCCAGGGCCGGCCAGGAAGAATGGCGCAAGCTCACCGGTCAGCTCGCCGATTTGTTGGAGGAGCGGGATTTGGAAAGTCATCAGCCCTTTCTCCAGAATATAAAGTCCATGCTCCTCGAACAGGGGCGTTCGGTCTATGAAGCCAACGACAAGATGGCCGAAAAACTCAGCCGCATCATCAGCGAGCGGGAGATCGCGCGCCACCGGCGGTTGAGGCTCCAAATCTCCGCCATCAAGGAGCGTGTCCTGGAAAACACGGAGATCGAAGATGTCCCTTGCGGCATCGAACTAAGCGATCCCCAGGATATCCGGCTGACCATGGACCGCCGCCTGGTCATCGAACCCAAAAAACCACCCGCACTTCTGGAGCAGCCCAGCGCCGCGGAAGAACGCATCGAGGACATGGAGCGCTTCAGCCGTCTGCTCCACACCAGACACGTCGACAAAAAGAAACTGTGGGACAAGGTCACCACCGCACTGGAACATAAACCCACCGCCACTTTGCGCGAGATCGTAGAGGCCGGCGCCCTGGACCTGGGCGTCACCGAGGTGGTGGCTTACTATACTTTCCTGAAGGACAAACCCCGGCAGGCGCAGGTCCTGGATAACATGACCGAACACATCCCCCTCAACCGGGAGGCCACCCGGTTTATCGAGGTACCCTATTTATTATTCAGCCGGTAA
- a CDS encoding DUF4194 domain-containing protein: MLPYTSVFIKLLKGPVEYLEKSAWEKLLQYKVELTGFVQQLGLSLVLDEDDGYAYLVHATPEEEEEAGVSWFQRRAFTYDESVLLVLLRDMMAEFEVGEAVSRELIRKRREIKEYAELFFKENPSRVKFLRELDRLIDKAVENGFLDMVENNDTLDEQKYRVRKIIKAKVDSEVLEQFKQQLDAYATERIQHG, encoded by the coding sequence ATGCTTCCATATACATCCGTTTTTATAAAACTCCTGAAAGGGCCCGTCGAATACCTGGAGAAGTCCGCCTGGGAAAAATTGCTCCAGTACAAGGTCGAGCTCACCGGCTTTGTACAGCAGCTCGGGCTTTCGCTGGTCCTGGACGAGGACGACGGGTACGCCTACCTGGTACACGCCACTCCCGAAGAAGAAGAGGAAGCCGGGGTGTCCTGGTTCCAGCGCCGGGCGTTTACCTATGACGAAAGCGTGCTGCTGGTCCTGCTCCGGGACATGATGGCCGAATTCGAAGTGGGGGAAGCGGTTTCCCGGGAGCTGATCCGCAAGCGCCGGGAGATAAAAGAGTATGCAGAACTTTTTTTTAAGGAAAACCCCAGCCGGGTCAAGTTTCTCCGGGAACTTGACCGCCTGATCGACAAGGCCGTCGAAAACGGCTTCCTGGACATGGTGGAGAACAACGACACCCTGGACGAACAAAAGTACCGGGTGCGCAAAATCATCAAGGCCAAGGTCGACAGCGAGGTCCTGGAACAATTCAAACAGCAACTGGACGCGTATGCAACTGAACGTATTCAGCACGGATGA